A window of Pecten maximus chromosome 12, xPecMax1.1, whole genome shotgun sequence genomic DNA:
aaaaaaattgacgaTTTTTTCTTTATTGTCCGAAGTGCCTATTTGGGATGATCAGCGAAAGAAGATAACTTACAGCGCATGTGGTATTTCTTTAAATGGAAAATTTACGCAAGTATTTAAAATCCTCTTGtacaaaatgaaacatttaaacCATTTTGGACGAAACATCCTTGCTTTGGGCAAGACGAGTTCAATTTTGTATAGCCGGAGACTCCGACTCCCGGAGGGAGTGATGAATATCAACCATATTTGGTGTGGACCATTCATTTGTGATAGAAGTTTCAAAATTATACCAGTTGACTCCTTGGTTTGAGGGACAGGGCCAACGTTTTTAACTTGAACAATATCAAGATAATCttgtaagtatatgtatatacaacgAGAAGCACAGTGATCATATTAAAAGATGTTATCCTTGGTCTGACTCCACCCTTACTGACTGAAAGCCTGAGTGATAACTTTGTGATATTTAAAATCCCCACCCAGAGCAACACTCATTCTATGATTGGACATCAAGAGACTACCACAATCATGACATGTGTCTGGCCATGATCCTAGCCATAGCGACTTCTGGGCCGTAATTTAACATTATGATTGTTGAGATCCGCAACccataaccatgtatgtatgtgGGTATATTGGGTTTGCAGTATTACGTCTTTCTTTCAACTTAAGGAACAGGAGAAGATTAATCAGCCACTATCTTTAAAAAACTCTACATCAAGATTTCTTAAATAGCTCACAATAGAACGTCTTCATCCAATTAGTAAAAGCGCATTTTCTGcaacttatacatatatgtaaaggAGATACATGGCTAATAAATCGAGGAAATTAACTTTTCATTTGATGAATTTCTATTTCTTCGGAATGAAAGGTGGAAACTGTTCCTCCTACAGGATTTTTTtattacagtttttttttctgatattgcatgtccatgtacatgtagcatgggtatatattacactatatataaaaaaaaaaaaacgagaaaaaatccattttgtATTGATGTAGGTTATTAAAATTAGATACTGTAAAGtttttacattttctatatatagatcttATGATTCATTGAGTTTTTCCTAAGTGTAATTTTAAATCAACTACCATTCACGATTTACCAGTGTGGAATATATAATCGATCATCACTTAGGACCTAATTGTGCTCTTGATAGTCTCATATCTGATGCTCAGTATAGGTTATTATAACTCGACTCGGGTATTTTCCAGATGTTCCAAAGTTGgataattaaaaaattgaagatttttatcatttataatgtCATTTTGACATGTAGTATTGCCCTTTCTGCCAGCGATGATTTCCGTAGAACACATTCAGGTCCGTTCATGTCTTTAGGAAGACCCGTTACATCTTCTTTCACTACACATGCGCATTACATGAAAAAAGTGAGTTTGCTCTAAATCGTACATTGACGCTCGAAATAGGCCTACGAGAATGGCGACCAGGGATGAAACTCCAGTGGCGTGGAAAATGTTGAAAGACGTTATTGACGAAAGAAAAAATGTGCAAGAGATGATGACACTCCAAATATTGTCATGTAATTGTTTTGGGGGTTGTCATTTTACAGATGCGTTCGTGACAACGCAAGAGAAGCTGAGTATGTTTTCAAAGCTTTCCCCTTCTGGTGAGAAAGCAAACGGGTTATACTTTCAACATGTATGGGACATCCCGAAACTTTCTAGGCTGATTCATGAAAAACAGCGAGAAGAAGAAGATACCAGTTGTATTCAATCAACTAAACGACCTAGATTATTAAGTGTGGAGGAAAAGAATGCTTACGTGTGTTTGCAAACTTATTTAAATGGTAAGCTCAAGTTAAACAAATGTGAAGTGATCCTCGGGATCGATTTCAGTAATACAGGCTCCGTcgaaacataaaaaatatctaaatatgccaaaaaaaaaaaaaaaatattatgtacCTCTTTTGACTTTTTAAGACCCTTTTTTAACTTGAAATAATATTCCGCATAaacattgtagtagttggtgactacctcactgaacaatttAAAGTATGGTATGCATGTCGCAAGCCATCCATAGCAATTAGGGTCAAGTGTCTAGCCCAATGATGCAGCACTGACAGCACAGACCATCCTGTTTCTCGGCTTCTGGATAGGGAGCATCGTGCTGCACACCAatgatcttcacctgaggttatgttgCTGATGCTCTGTGATGATGTCGTAGATGTTCATCGACAATGTCATGTAGTTTTGATGATAtagttactacatgtatatgtcatcAAACAAGCCAGAGACATACTAGTATCACTTATTCACTGTAATTGTGTTTTTAGCCCATCATCATATTCAAATTGCCCTGTCATTGGTCCATTTGTCATCCATCTGTAAATAATCCTTGTTTATGCTATTTCTGGAAAAGAACTGGAGGGATAAAAATGGATACAttataaattttgtttgtattgtcaTTTTCCAAACATTAAAATGAGGTCagataaattttgataaaatataaatgatgtacAAACTACCAGTATATAGATGGAAAATTCCCCCTAGCGTGAAGCTAGAAGGCAACCATATCACTATGTACAATCAAAACCTGCTACACAGATACAGTAGACAAGTTCTGCTGAATAACCAAAAGGTCCAGGGTGATAATATTCGGCAGGTAGCATACTTTGATGAAAGGCTACCAagattgttaaaatgaatgaccttcatCCATATTCAATGTCAGAGAGGTCAAATAAGATAAATTGTTAAACAACTTCTGAAGAATAACCAAAAGCATGGTGAGAAGTCtttcaagtttgttcaaatgaatgaccttaatcTTAATCTAaaatcacaggggtcaaatatgtctCTTGTTGATAATAAAAAAGTCCAGGTTGGTTATATTTGGTCAGTTACGGGCAGAGTTAGTAATGAATAGCCAAAATGCATAGAGTATCAGTCATAGTAACTTTAATTTGttctgaaatttaattttagtccACTTGGAGGGTTACAAATGTGAAATGAAGACCAGATTTGAAGTTATATTTGTCGTTTCGATGTATGCTGtatacacatattttgttttctttcttgaTGATTACTTCAACAGGTGTATAAGTAAAGTATCATTTGTGAACtgaataaatttgtttcagACCAGTAACATGTATGAAACTAAGGTTTAACTGGATTATAACTAAAAGACCACATTAATTACtacaaaaaaattgtttttctttttccattTAAGATATAGATATTCACCAGAATAGTCTTGAGAAAGTGTTAGATGGTGCAACAGCATGCTCCAAGTCTGATGTTGTAAAGGTTGTTGACGCTCACCTATTTGGACCTCTGAGTGGAGGAAACTGTTACATTGATAATCGCATGGAGAGTAGTGCGTGCAGCTGTGGATGTGGCAAACAACTTAAGGGTGGTCCTACAGGCCTGGGTGAGTTCATGTTCAGGGCGGTGGGGTGAATCAATGGTAAcatacttgcctttcacctaagttgccggggttcgattcccagCTTGGACCTCACAAAtatatggggtcacctgccagGCACATGGGTTTTCCCTAGcaaacaagagtgattaatataagttgactGTGAGCTAAATTATGTTAGGGGGTTGGAGGGGGCATCTGTCAATTTTACCTTCAACACACTTTTAGTCCTGAACAATGGATTATGACCTAAATTTGACCCGCAGTGCCCAGTGCAATTGGGCAGGAGGGACTCAGTTTTTACCCCACCATTATGGAATGATGGGCTCTTCGATTAATCCTTTGTCAGTTGTCTGTCGTTCTGTTTGTCATTTTGTGTCCTTAACCATTGTTGATGCCCCGAGGATCATTAATGGGTGGGGTGCAAAATGAGTCCTAACACTTAATCCTTTGAGTGTCTTCTCCAAATAAGAACGATTTTCTCCCATATCTGATTGGTAGCATTCCTGAAATTAAATAGCTGACCTCAAGGGTGATAAGGTGGGGCTAAAAAGACcttttatatcatcaatactgTATCCCCACCCTTTAATTATTCACAAGCGAGGATGGACAGGGTTTTTGTACCTGCCATAGGGGCTTATTTATTTGGTTAGTTGACTTAGTTGAGTTCCCCATTTTATAACCATATGTAACGATGCTTAACATTAAGAGATGAACAAAACGTTTAACTATTCTATAAATATGGTTTGTTGGGTCTAACTCAACCCCAGGGTATTAAATAGTCATCATTTCATCACAGTATCCACTTTATAACAGTCACCGCCTCATCACACTCACCACCTCATTACAGTCACgaacctcaccacagtcaccacctcaccacagtcaccacctcattacagtcaccacctcattacagtcaccacagtcaccacctcattacagtcaccacctcaccacagtcaccacctcatcacattcaccgcctcaccacagtcaccacctcatcagtcaccacctcatcacagtcaccacctcatccaGTCACCACCTTATCACAGTTACACCTTgacagtcaccacctcaccacctcatcacattcACCACCTCATCAGTCACcgcctcaccacagtcaccacctcatcacattcaccacctcatcacattcACCACCTCATCAGTCACCGactcaccacagtcaccacctcatcacattcACCACCTCATCAGTCACCGCCTCATCACattcaccacctcaccacagtcaccacctcatcatagtcaccacctcatcacagtcaccacctcatcacattcACCTCCTCATCAGTCACCGCCTAATCACACTTACCGCCTCACCAgctcaccacagtcaccacctcatcacagtcaccacctcatcacagacaccacctcatcacagtcaccacctcatcacagtcaccacctcatcacattaaccacctcatcacagtcatCACCTCATCATACTCACCGCCttatcacagtcaccacctcatcacagtcaccacctcatcacattaaccacctcatcacagtcaccacctcatcacagtcaccacctcaccacattcaccacctcaccatattcaccacctcaccacagtctCCACCTCGTCACACTCACCGCCTCActacagtcaccacctcattaGTCACCACCTCGTCAcattcaccacctcatcacattcaccacctcatcacagtcaccacctcatcacattcaccacctcaccagtcaccacctcatcacagtcaccacctcatcacattcaccacctcatcacagtcaccacctcatcacactCACCACCTCaccagtcaccacctcatcacagtcaccacctcatcacattcaccacctcatcacattcaccacctcatcacactCGAcgcctcaccacagtcaccacctcattaCAGTTACCACCTCATCACATTCACAATCTCAttacagtcaccacctcatcagtcaccacctcattatactcaccacctcatcacattcaccacctcatcacattgaccacttcatcagtcaccacctcatcacagtcaccacttcatcagtcaccacctcatcagtcaccacctcatcagtcaccacctcatcacagtcaccacctcattttactcaccacctcaccacagtcaccacctcatcacagtcaccacttcatcagtcaccacctcatcacagtcaccacttcatcagtcaccacctcatcacagtcaccacctcatcagtcaccacctcatcagtcaccacctcatcacagtcaccacctcatcagtcaccacctcatcacagtcaccacctcatcagtcaccacctcatcagtcaccacctcattatactcaccacctcatcacattcaccacctcgtcacattcaccacctcatcacagtcaccatcTCATCAGTCACCATCTCatcagtcaccacctcatcacagtcaccacctcatcacatttaccacctcatcacagtcaccacttCATCAGTCACCACGTCATCACATTCACCACCTCATCATACTCACCGCCttaccacagtcaccacctcatcacagttactacctcatcacagtcaccacctcatcacattcACCACCTCATCATACTCACcgcctcaccacagtcaccactttatcagtcaccacctcatccacagtcaccacctcatccacagtcaccacctcatcacagtcaccacctcaccacagtcaccacctcatcacagtcacaacTTCATAAGTCACCACCTTCTCTAATTGATCACCTCGTCACATTCATCaactcttgttttgtttatttttacagGAGTTGAATACACCTGGCATGGTTATGCTGACATTTTTATTAACCAGACTGTACCTGTGGCAGTGTGGTCAGAACTGGAACAGCCAGAACCGGACAGTTATATACCTGATTCCGAAGAACAATGGCAGGGTTTGCCAAGTGACATACAAGAGGTTGAAGATAAAAAAGTCAGAGATGCATTTCCAGAAACCAATCCTAAATCTGCTGCTTGTAGTCGGTTAATGGCCCAGACAATTACCAATGCTTTTGCTCAAGTAAATCAAAATGAGCAACTTGCAGGGTTAGCAGTCCCGGCATTTGGTTGTACTCCTTCAAACTTAATGTTTTATGCATATGATTGCAAAAATGATGTACTTCTCCGGAAAATATTTGGAGTTAACTTTGTTCATAAGCAATCTCTTGCAGAAGCTGCTGTCTTGGTCTGGCTACATTTGAATTTTACAGTTTTTATGAAAGAGGATGTAACAAGTATTGAAGCACATCCAGAGCTTGAAAACTTCAAATCAAAATTTTGCATCAATGACTCGATCCGTTCATGGtacaaaaatgtcaaagttGGTGAAAAAGTTACAGGACTCAAACACTCATCTAGAAATGAAACGCATGTGGAATTGGTCACTACAAGAAAAGTCAAAATCGATTAGTTCAGGGCGGCTACAAACTTTCTAAAACAAATTGGatacaaatgtcaaaataaatacaatgataGTTTCAACTTCTTTTACAAATCATTACCAAAGAGTGATCTTAAACATTTCAGAAGTAACTTCAGCTTTGGCTGTTGTGATTAACGGGCAATGATTGTGCCGGTCATTAATAATaagttgatacatgtataagtcaTTAAAACATTGCTAAAGACAGGCCAAATATGAAattcctgggcctcttggttaacgagaagaaattgtttaaatgaaaaagttgacgccggacggacggagggacggacgacggacgccgcaccacggcataagctcacttgcccttcgggcaggtgagctaaaaatagtatcggtggtgagctaaaaatagtaTCGGTGATTAATACACAAAGATAGTGTCGGTGATTAATACACAAAGATAGTATCGGTGATTAATACACAATGATAGTAtcggtcattaatacacaatgatagtatcggtcattaatacacaatgatagtatcggtcattaatacacaaCGATAGTATCGatcattaatacacaaagaaaGTATTGGTCATTAATACACAGTGATAGTATtggtcattaatacacaaaacGATAGTAtcggtcattaatacacaatgatagtatcggtcattaatacacaatgatagtatcggtcattaatacacaaaggCGCATATGGTGTCTGTCATTAATATACAGGCAGATAGTATCGATCATTAATACACAATGATAGTAtcggtcattaatacacaaagatagtatcggtcattaatacacaatgATGGTAtcggtcattaatacacaaagatgCATATGGTGTCTGTCATTAATATACAGGCAGATAGTATCGATCATTAATACACAATGATAGTAtcggtcattaatacacaaagatgCATATGGTGCactaaacatcgtcttttcgccccgctgtttatcgttatggcgccccgctaatcatcgtcttttcgccccgccattACGCTGTTTATCGTcatggcgccccgctaatcatcgtctttttGCCCCGCCATtacgctgtttatcgttatggcgccccgctaaacatcgtcttttcgccccgctaaacatcgtcttttcgccacGAGAAGACGATatttatcgttatggcgccttCCGGCTGGTCATGCGCTGAGCAATCTTTCATAGAAGATGGCAGAGTAAAGCAGTTACACCATCCTTTTGAACGGAgacaataccactagtatccGTCTTATTTAGCTTTAATAACCTTTTAGATGAGTTTTAAAATGGTTTGGTACACATTGTACCGCTTATGTTCACTTGTGCTGTTTTATATATGTTCGAATATACGGTTAAGTTGctttttcaattttacattttgaaatcataatttatattcagtaaaaatgtgtaacatgttgttaaatacaatttctgaTAATTTTCCTTAAACATTGTCAGAACAGGATCTAATTAGAGAATATCATTTTGCTGGCTACACGTTTGTTTTTCAGACTATTTGGACAACgcttcaaatatttgtttttttaccaCATCATTGATTCCCTCTTTATGAGgatgttatatttttaatgcattgaactgttaccaaatggtagtatacagtcgatatgaatacaatttgggtgacagataaatagaatgtcgcttctcctatcactgacgtcatcaagttcaaataccggaacagcggaaatttccagaaggaataatatagtccctcatgtcgttaacaatagcaatcacatgaaatgttttttgcacaatttggctttatattatattttataaacgtttgtagatatcttcaaattgttcacaattgcataatttctgattgtttaaaaataaagccgtttttcggcgcatggtatacggttaacatttagaagtgatgcggcgttgaatgggtactgcacaggacagactcgattcctcggaaacacttatatttctatcgactggatttacgttattttcagaggaatatcatctcttaaattctaaatgaatgtcgtcttgacagtaggtgaaaaagattccaaggatatttcattagaaacagaatccagtctaaccggtcacatcagtgtcgctaacttagcagacgatgttcaacttcacaggggttcaattttggagtaaggtaggcctaggcctttgacatcggtgaataaccacataactataattcagtatgcatacacaaccagaaaccatgtcgatactgccgatttttcgcaatttaaaaaaaaaaaatgctggactttaaatgttgtcgtgtctagcatttctgacatttcgacaacgagcccctgtgtgacgacagtgacaatttgattacttcctatagatcaggaatagagcttataataattttgtgtcgagtcggtcgacttcattttttctattattaaattttactttcataacttgcgttgcttttttgtggtggtttacGTAGATAAATACTAGCATTCTAAATCTCTCCTGGCTGAATGTAGGAAACTGGGgaccattgttttgaccagcaacacctggggctgtatccctactctgaccgaatcactgtaaattgtagtatacactctgatgaatacaatttggtttactaacgacatataggcaaatgcaacacagaatgtatgtattttgaatgaaagagcattgcatgttatatatagtgaGTTTACAAAGCCAcgtttatatttatgtaatattaattataagctGTTATTTCAGCTGTAGACAACGACATCGGATACTCAGATCACTAGGTCTTCGTCGTCAGCATGCGGTAACGGATGAAGTAGCTCAAGCTATACAGGTAAGTGTATCCTccttatttggtaaaatacatacCTGGTGAAAAGTATCATTTTATTTAGCTCATATACTCACTTCGGATAAGTTATtccagtatgatttataatGAAGCCCTGATAGGAATATATAAAACGCAGATGCATTTATAATTGTTATCGCATTTGTCGCATattctttaataaaaaaaacaataattgcgGCCATTTGTGATGAGCAACCAATTTTCCACCATTCGCATATGTCGTATGTATTGTTGATCGagtttctatttaaaaaaaataagcaaacaaAGCTTCACAGTATGGATATATGCATCACTTAAAACtatgtacacacacatatatccaTGAAAAGGGTCAGCAATGgtatacatattattacatattatatgaaaAGAGATGAAAAAAATAGGTTAAATGACATAATAAGGTAAAATAACCTATGTTTAATAGTACGAAACTGTAACAAAAATAAGAATGTATTGAATAAACTGGTATCTTAATTGTAATTATGATTTTCGTCATCTTTGTACATTTCACAATACAGCAAGACATACAATGCAGTGTATCATCGCTTGGTTATAGAAGCATGACGCGTCGTCTTTTGACAAGGCATGGAATAGTAGTTGCAAGGTAAGATTATGTTCgtcagaaaaaaaaccaaacaaacaaatcaaaacaaaccaCATTATTCGTTAACACAATGCATGACATGAAAAGTAAAACAAGTATCAATATTAGCATTTAAAAACAGAACGAAATAAATCAAACTTTGAGATCATTTACGGCATTTCCATTTCTGAACATGAACAAAGATATGCTCTCGAAATGATGTTCGCTTTTGTTCATTTACCTTCGTTTCCTGCACTTACTCACATTTTAAGTTTATCCAGTATACGTGCATATGACACATTTATCCAGAATTCAATGTACATGTGGGTGGCACGTGTACCCGGTTTACCTAAGAGTGACACGtctagtatacatgtgtgtgatatgtacacaggtatacatgtaggtgacatgtgtacccggtatacatgtatgtatgtgacatgtgtatccgttatacatatatgtaggtgacatgtgtacccggtatacatgtaggtgacatgtgtacccggtatacatagatgtaggtgacatgtgtacccggtatacgtgtgtgtgacatgtgtacccggtatacgtgtaggtgatatgtgtacccggtatacgtgtatgtgaCATGTATACCCGGTATACGTGtgtgtaggtgacatgtgtacccggtatacgtgtgtgtgacatgtgtacccggtatacgtgtactcgtcatttaaaaatttataGTTAATACTCATAAGCGATATCCCTGTTTCAATTCGATTGACGTCGTCTATAAATTGTAATAAAGTGACTAAAACTTTATTTACCAGTATCGATCCCAATATAAAGTGTTTGTGCCTTTTGGTTATAGGGAAAGTTATATAAATGCTTCAGTATATTCGAAGCATGTGCACTTGAATTAAGACCAAGGTCAATGCACAGCTATACATTTGGTAGTTATTATACAATACCGCAATTGATGTTAAATATCGAGtatgtttgtgaaatattaaaGGAGCTGAAACATCCCTAACTTTGGCATGAAAATTTACGTCTTTAACACTAcacagtgaccttgaaataTATGCAAAACATAAAGGCACTGAAACGGATCAAATGGATCAAAATGCCATTATCCACGTGATATATCGTGGCCATATTGACCTTGAAATTCTGCATTATACCTTTGTTAAATCATGCTGAGAGAGAGAGATTGCAAATGAaataacatgttaaatatatcaGACATTTCATGTACAATAGAGATGTTTAATTCGATGAAATACATGATTAACATTGAACACTACTTGACTAAATGTTGAGTTGGCTTGCTTTTTTCACTTCAGGAGCAATGTGTTGACTCTTCAGCGCGAACTGGACCCGGACGGTGTTCGTAGCAGACAGATGCACCGAAGGACCGAGTATCCTTATACATGTCGATGGCTATGACAAACTTAAACGATTTGGTTTTGCCATTCACGGTGCAATATGCGGGTATTTTTTTCACGTCAAagcttatttttcatttctatctGAAGTACAGTATGTAAATAGGTATGGAATATGTGCGATATTATTTTGAGGTCGAggtcaatatacattgtacgtagCGGTAGATTAAGTTTCttgattaaaacaatattgGAAAAAAGTCTAGTTTTCTTTCATATCATTTTCACATATGTAagtattaatgaaattataggTACAAACTTTCAATTTCGTTTCTTTTTCGAAATAGTCGTGTCTGTTTACAACGACATTCAAGCGACATCACACGTGTTTTGACGGTATGCACAAAGTGTTTTTAATGTCACCAtgttatttaacaattaaatgatTGGTAGATTCTATTTATAGTCAAGGTGAATGCAATCCGAGTGACAAGGAAATGTAAtgttacattaacacacgtAAAGTTTTCCTTTTTCTAAATCCGTAGTTAATGTTCAGCCTTCCCCTAGTATatgttcattaaaaaaaacGGCAAACTTAAAATCCATTAACCTCCTGTGATTGATTTGCATTCAAACTGACACAGCCATATTTCAAAGAATCGCCGTTGTGATGGTAGACAAAGCGCCAAAATGAAAATTACGCGATGGTTCCAATGACAAATCCTTGCTACGTTTGATTTACCCCCAACGCATCGCAAAGAATTCTGTGACGTAAATAATACCTTGTACATATTTGCtttatgatattaattataatataatgacatgaCAGAGCAGGTCATTTATGggataaaataatgttttgtgaGATTCATGAAGGACACCAAAGACCAAAAGAATCTTCATGGTTGAGAATGGAGAATTGAATACAGTCAAGCCATATGGAAAAATAAACTGCAACACACAACTTGTTTCTTATTGCAAACATATAGGAGGCGCAAGACGAAAccaatttttacaaataaaataagtcAAGAACATGCATAACTTTAtgaactgtatatatttatttgtcgCTTTGATTGTTGTAGGCACAGTTGATTACAAGATACTGGTGGGTAATGAAGACATCGAAGGAGTTAAAGAACTCTGTACTTGTGAAAATGTTCAAGTTAATTCTGAAGTagtcactgtattataacaggataTGGATGAGAAGAGGATTAGAAAGCCATCCACATATAGGGAAGCTCTGGAACTGTGGAGAACTAGTTCACTACTGGTACTAAAATTATCTACAGATAGCCTAAACAATGGCACAGTAGAGCAAAATTTGAGTGTGCTTTTTTCTGTCTCACTATCAGCCGTACGTACAGACCACGTATAAAggataatatttacagtaatcaAAATATGTGAAGAGAAATACTAATAGGTTTTGAAGGCAAAAGTGAATTTCAGTTCGAAATTCTTATAGTTAGCCTGAACTCATATGTATACCAACACTTCTTGTATTTTACATGCAACTACACTTCTTTAAGAAAAATATCGTAAtggatacatttgtatatccaATGTAACTTTGGTAATTAAAGCAACATGCATTACCTtgctgggaaaaatctagttccacttgatgtattttgtttacGAAATATATTCCCGCATTAACAGATGTATTGgtaattattgattttgatttttggaGATATTCATAAAACACTGATATCCCATCCATATTTCACATgcaaaaaaaagtaataaaaatgtTGCAAAGTAATTATAACCTACCTGGCATCATGcaaatgattgaaaaaaaaagtcattattACCACAAACATAAATGTTCAGGAaccataaaatatcaattttgaaaatatttgggTGATAAAATTCTTCGGAAATTTTAAGGAAAGTAGGAG
This region includes:
- the LOC117340080 gene encoding uncharacterized protein LOC117340080, which codes for MATRDETPVAWKMLKDVIDERKNVQEMMTLQILSCNCFGGCHFTDAFVTTQEKLSMFSKLSPSGEKANGLYFQHVWDIPKLSRLIHEKQREEEDTSCIQSTKRPRLLSVEEKNAYVCLQTYLNDIDIHQNSLEKVLDGATACSKSDVVKVVDAHLFGPLSGGNCYIDNRMESSACSCGCGKQLKGGPTGLGVEYTWHGYADIFINQTVPVAVWSELEQPEPDSYIPDSEEQWQGLPSDIQEVEDKKVRDAFPETNPKSAACSRLMAQTITNAFAQVNQNEQLAGLAVPAFGCTPSNLMFYAYDCKNDVLLRKIFGVNFVHKQSLAEAAVLVWLHLNFTVFMKEDVTSIEAHPELENFKSKFCINDSIRSWYKNVKVGEKVTGLKHSSRNETHVELVTTRKVKID